One region of Haloprofundus salilacus genomic DNA includes:
- a CDS encoding GAF domain-containing protein has product MGDTVVEDIETVLDADDTLTVRRSTPDDTGANLADVDCLVFVGAFDSPHAARSVPTVLCTDDPPENVDSPHRYDAFVSASDPTTLPTQIRWAMRRNSGSERRRIAQLHNGAASLIAARTANELYESTVDIARRILAFDTCYVGVVEPDLPTEPSEPGVAADGNTDAVVPKAIQPPSAHVDVLPLSRGIAGETYRTGNSFIVDDLQSHPLAEPSEPTYRSGLSVALGDDAVFQAIATQTNAFDETDLNLAELLVTYATETLSRIRSEEALRQRREDITRLHEATTELVGCADEDELYRRTIATAENVLSLDSCYVRTVENDRFVVRAESERTPPWDVASIPSDHGITGRTLLESRSFLVEDLLDDERADPVDNGYRAALSIPIGDAGVFQALSATPGAFDEQDLEFAEILVSYVRTTQSRIASERALRARERELTAERDRFSALFENVPDAAVAYEFVDGDPIVRRVNSAFEETFGYDAEAIVGENVDEYLVADDERDRNSASRLNQRLQDGESLRSECRRLTSDGPREFLLHVVPLAIGETNVAGFAIYTDITERTRREKRLARQNEQLEEFAHIVSHDLRNPLSVAVGHLSLLRESGSEESFDAVERSLGRMDDLIDDLLSLARAGRTVEERTPLDAATVARTAWSGVDTADATLRVDEAIPVDADESRLRELFENLFRNAVEHAGEAVSVTVGSVNDGFFVADDGPGVAAADRERVFEQGFSTGGDGIGVGLYIVRTVAEAHDWSVTVCESSEGGACFHFVTDDTGEDADEL; this is encoded by the coding sequence GTGGGAGACACCGTCGTCGAGGACATCGAAACAGTTCTCGACGCCGACGACACGCTCACGGTTCGACGCTCTACCCCCGACGACACCGGTGCGAATCTCGCCGACGTCGACTGTCTCGTTTTCGTCGGCGCGTTCGACTCCCCACACGCTGCGCGTTCGGTCCCGACCGTGCTCTGTACGGACGACCCGCCGGAGAATGTCGACAGCCCCCACCGATACGATGCGTTCGTCTCCGCGTCCGATCCGACGACGCTCCCGACGCAGATTCGGTGGGCGATGCGCCGAAACAGCGGCAGCGAACGTCGCCGAATCGCGCAGTTGCACAACGGAGCGGCGTCGCTCATCGCCGCCCGTACCGCCAACGAACTGTACGAATCGACAGTCGACATCGCGCGCCGGATTCTAGCGTTCGACACCTGCTACGTCGGCGTCGTCGAACCCGATTTGCCGACCGAACCGTCGGAACCCGGCGTTGCCGCCGACGGCAACACCGACGCCGTCGTCCCGAAGGCGATACAGCCGCCGTCGGCGCACGTCGACGTGCTCCCGCTGTCGCGGGGTATCGCCGGCGAGACGTACCGGACCGGCAACTCGTTCATCGTCGACGACCTGCAGTCGCACCCGCTGGCCGAACCGTCGGAACCGACGTACCGGTCGGGCCTCAGCGTCGCCCTCGGCGACGACGCCGTCTTTCAGGCGATCGCGACACAGACCAATGCGTTCGACGAGACGGACCTCAACCTCGCCGAGTTGTTGGTGACGTACGCGACGGAGACGCTGTCGCGTATCCGCTCGGAGGAGGCGCTGCGACAACGGCGTGAAGATATCACCCGACTCCACGAGGCGACGACGGAACTCGTCGGGTGTGCGGACGAAGACGAACTGTATCGACGCACGATTGCGACCGCCGAAAACGTCCTCTCGCTCGACTCGTGTTACGTCCGAACGGTCGAAAACGACCGGTTCGTCGTTCGCGCGGAGTCCGAACGCACGCCGCCGTGGGACGTCGCTTCCATCCCCTCCGACCACGGTATCACCGGTCGAACGCTGCTCGAAAGCCGGTCGTTTCTCGTCGAAGACCTGTTAGACGACGAGCGAGCCGACCCCGTCGACAACGGCTACCGCGCGGCGCTCAGCATCCCCATCGGCGACGCGGGCGTGTTTCAGGCGCTGTCGGCGACGCCCGGCGCGTTCGACGAACAGGACCTGGAGTTCGCCGAGATTCTGGTCTCGTACGTCCGCACGACGCAGTCGCGAATCGCCTCCGAACGGGCGCTTCGCGCGCGAGAGCGGGAACTCACCGCCGAGCGGGACCGGTTCAGCGCGTTGTTCGAGAACGTCCCCGACGCCGCCGTCGCCTACGAGTTCGTCGACGGCGACCCCATCGTCCGCCGCGTCAACTCGGCGTTCGAGGAGACGTTCGGCTACGACGCCGAGGCCATCGTCGGCGAGAACGTCGACGAGTACCTCGTCGCCGACGACGAGCGGGACCGTAACTCCGCCTCGCGGCTCAACCAGCGGCTTCAGGACGGCGAGAGCCTCCGCAGCGAGTGTCGGCGTCTCACAAGCGATGGGCCGCGCGAGTTCCTCCTGCACGTCGTTCCGCTCGCTATCGGCGAGACGAACGTCGCCGGGTTCGCCATCTACACCGACATCACCGAGCGGACCCGTCGCGAGAAGCGCCTCGCCAGACAGAACGAGCAGTTAGAGGAGTTCGCTCACATCGTCTCGCACGACCTCCGCAATCCGCTGTCGGTCGCCGTCGGCCACCTCTCGCTTCTGCGCGAGAGCGGTTCGGAGGAGTCGTTCGATGCGGTCGAGCGCTCACTCGGCCGGATGGACGATCTCATCGACGACCTGCTGTCGCTGGCGCGGGCGGGCCGAACCGTCGAAGAACGCACGCCGCTCGACGCCGCCACCGTCGCCCGAACCGCGTGGAGCGGCGTCGACACCGCCGACGCTACGCTTCGCGTCGACGAGGCGATACCGGTCGACGCCGACGAGAGCCGACTGCGAGAACTGTTCGAGAACCTCTTTCGCAACGCGGTCGAACACGCCGGGGAGGCGGTCTCCGTCACCGTCGGCTCCGTCAACGACGGCTTCTTCGTCGCCGACGACGGTCCCGGCGTCGCCGCCGCCGACCGCGAACGCGTCTTCGAGCAGGGCTTTTCGACCGGCGGCGACGGCATCGGCGTCGGTCTCTACATCGTCCGGACCGTCGCCGAGGCGCACGACTGGTCGGTCACCGTCTGCGAGAGCTCGGAAGGTGGGGCGTGCTTCCACTTCGTCACCGACGATACGGGCGAGGACGCCGACGAACTCTGA
- a CDS encoding TspO/MBR family protein, producing MESTQIRTLPDGRSLATALGFVVLVNVVGAAPALFAGPDTAWFASLEKPWFYPPSVTFAVVWTALFTLQGIALWLLWERRRSSNVRAAYAAFAGQFVLNLAWTPAFFTLQMPLVALGVIVALWVALAVTVALFARVDRRAAALLVPYLLWASFAAVLNFEIWRLNASFVAVG from the coding sequence ATGGAGAGCACACAGATCCGAACGCTTCCGGACGGACGCTCGCTCGCCACGGCGCTCGGGTTCGTCGTCCTCGTCAACGTCGTCGGCGCGGCGCCGGCGCTGTTCGCCGGCCCGGACACGGCGTGGTTCGCGTCGCTCGAAAAACCGTGGTTCTACCCGCCTTCTGTAACCTTTGCCGTCGTCTGGACGGCGCTGTTCACGCTGCAGGGGATCGCCCTCTGGCTGCTGTGGGAGCGCCGTCGCTCCTCGAACGTCCGCGCCGCCTACGCCGCCTTCGCCGGGCAGTTCGTGCTCAATCTCGCGTGGACGCCCGCGTTCTTCACGCTTCAGATGCCGCTGGTCGCGCTCGGCGTCATCGTCGCGCTCTGGGTCGCTCTCGCTGTCACCGTTGCACTGTTCGCCCGCGTCGACCGCCGCGCGGCGGCGCTTCTCGTCCCGTATCTCCTTTGGGCGTCGTTCGCGGCCGTCCTCAACTTCGAGATTTGGCGACTGAACGCGTCGTTCGTCGCAGTGGGGTGA
- the alaS gene encoding alanine--tRNA ligase: MSSLESEYRLDYFEENDFERKECVSCGAHFWTRDHDRETCGEPPCDEYSFIGDPGFAESHTMEEMREEFLSFFEENGHTRIEPYPVAANRWRDDVLLTQASIYDFQPLVTSGETPPPANPLCISQPCIRMQDIDNVGKTGRHTMAFEMMAHHAFNARKEVGDEYAYEGEVYWKDETVKYCDEFFESLGANIEEITYIEDPWVGGGNAGPAIEVIYKGAELATLVFMSMEQDPDGEYELKDGNRYSPMDTYIVDTGYGLERWTWMSQGTPTVYEAVYPDMIRFLKENAGIDHTDEEEELVHRAAKLAGAMDIDEAEDMKTARSDIATRLDVDAAELTTLMRPLEDIYAIADHCRTLAYMFGDGIVPSNVGTGYLSRMVLRRTKRLVDNVGVDAPLDELVDMQAKRLGYENRDTIRDIVRTEERKYRETLDRGGRRVRQLAEEFAETGEQIPTHELIELYDSHGIQPDMVREIADERDVDVDIPDNFYSLVAARHDTPQQNEEATERDERLADLPETERLYYDDQERSEFEAVVLDVFEREDGYDVVLDQTMFYPEGGGQPADHGIITSEDGSVDVTDVQRRDGVILHRTDADPGKGEFVRGQVDMERRRSLMQHHTATHIVGYAAREVVGDHVRQAGAQKGVDRSRFDITHYERLTREQVEEIERVANSLVRDNIPVKQEWPDRNDAQEKYGFDLYQGGIPPGEQIRLIQVADDIQACGGTHVKRTGDIGTIKILSTEPVQDGVERIVFAAGDAAIRATQETENSLYDAAEELDVNPEDVPETAERFFTEWKERGKQINRLKEELAEARAAADAEEIDVGGTPAVVQRLDGDTDELRATANALSEDGKVAVLGSGAGGSAQFVVSVPDGVGINAGEVVGELAGMVGGGGGGPANFAQGGGPNTGELDEALEKAPDVLRNVLNA, translated from the coding sequence ATGAGCAGTCTCGAATCGGAGTATCGCCTCGACTATTTCGAGGAGAACGACTTCGAGCGCAAGGAGTGCGTCTCCTGCGGTGCCCACTTCTGGACGCGGGACCACGACCGCGAGACGTGCGGCGAACCGCCGTGCGACGAGTATAGTTTCATCGGTGACCCCGGTTTCGCCGAGTCGCACACGATGGAGGAGATGCGCGAGGAGTTCCTCTCCTTCTTCGAGGAGAACGGCCACACGCGCATCGAACCGTACCCGGTCGCGGCGAACCGCTGGCGCGACGACGTGTTGTTGACGCAGGCGTCCATCTACGACTTCCAACCACTCGTCACCTCGGGCGAGACGCCGCCGCCGGCGAACCCGCTCTGCATCAGCCAGCCCTGCATCCGGATGCAGGACATCGACAACGTCGGCAAGACGGGCCGCCACACCATGGCGTTCGAGATGATGGCCCACCACGCGTTCAACGCCCGCAAGGAGGTAGGCGACGAGTACGCCTACGAGGGAGAGGTGTACTGGAAGGACGAGACGGTCAAGTACTGCGACGAGTTCTTCGAGAGCCTCGGCGCGAACATCGAGGAGATAACGTACATCGAGGACCCGTGGGTCGGCGGCGGCAACGCCGGACCCGCGATCGAAGTCATCTACAAGGGCGCGGAGCTGGCGACGCTCGTCTTCATGTCGATGGAACAGGATCCCGACGGCGAGTACGAACTCAAAGACGGAAATCGCTACTCGCCGATGGACACGTACATCGTCGACACCGGGTACGGTCTCGAGCGCTGGACGTGGATGAGTCAGGGGACGCCGACGGTGTACGAGGCCGTCTACCCCGACATGATTCGGTTCCTGAAGGAGAACGCGGGCATCGACCACACCGACGAGGAGGAGGAACTCGTCCACCGCGCCGCCAAACTGGCGGGCGCCATGGACATCGACGAGGCCGAAGACATGAAGACGGCGCGCTCGGACATCGCGACCCGACTCGACGTCGACGCCGCGGAACTGACGACGCTGATGCGCCCGCTCGAAGATATCTACGCCATCGCCGACCACTGTCGGACGCTCGCGTACATGTTCGGCGACGGCATCGTCCCCTCGAACGTCGGGACGGGCTACCTCTCGCGGATGGTGCTGCGCCGGACCAAACGGCTCGTCGACAACGTCGGCGTCGACGCGCCGCTCGACGAACTCGTCGACATGCAGGCCAAGCGCCTCGGCTACGAGAACCGCGACACGATTCGCGACATCGTCCGGACCGAGGAGCGCAAGTACAGGGAGACGCTCGACCGCGGCGGCCGACGCGTCCGGCAGTTGGCCGAGGAGTTCGCCGAGACGGGCGAGCAGATTCCGACGCACGAACTCATCGAACTGTACGACAGCCACGGCATCCAGCCCGACATGGTGCGGGAGATAGCCGACGAGCGGGACGTCGACGTGGATATTCCCGACAACTTCTACTCGCTTGTCGCCGCGCGCCACGACACGCCCCAGCAGAACGAGGAGGCGACCGAACGCGACGAACGGCTCGCGGACCTCCCGGAAACGGAGCGACTCTACTACGACGACCAAGAGCGGTCGGAGTTCGAAGCTGTCGTCCTCGACGTGTTCGAGCGCGAGGACGGCTACGACGTGGTGTTGGACCAGACGATGTTCTACCCCGAGGGCGGCGGGCAGCCCGCCGACCACGGCATCATCACCTCCGAAGACGGCTCCGTCGACGTGACCGACGTGCAACGTCGCGACGGCGTCATCCTCCACCGGACCGACGCGGACCCCGGCAAGGGCGAGTTCGTCCGCGGACAGGTCGACATGGAGCGTCGCCGCAGTCTAATGCAGCACCACACCGCGACGCACATCGTCGGCTACGCGGCCCGAGAGGTCGTCGGCGACCACGTCCGGCAGGCGGGCGCGCAAAAAGGCGTCGACAGGTCGCGCTTCGACATCACCCACTACGAGCGTCTCACGCGCGAGCAGGTCGAGGAGATAGAGCGCGTCGCCAACAGCCTCGTTCGGGACAACATCCCGGTGAAACAGGAGTGGCCCGACCGCAACGACGCCCAGGAGAAGTACGGCTTCGACCTCTACCAGGGCGGCATCCCGCCGGGTGAGCAGATTCGGCTCATCCAGGTCGCCGACGACATACAGGCCTGCGGCGGCACCCACGTCAAGCGGACCGGCGACATCGGCACCATCAAAATCCTCTCGACGGAACCGGTGCAGGACGGCGTCGAGCGAATCGTCTTCGCCGCGGGCGACGCCGCGATTCGCGCGACGCAGGAGACGGAGAACTCGCTGTACGACGCGGCCGAGGAGCTCGACGTAAACCCCGAGGATGTTCCCGAGACGGCCGAGCGGTTCTTCACCGAGTGGAAGGAGCGCGGCAAGCAGATAAACCGCCTCAAGGAGGAGCTCGCCGAGGCGCGCGCCGCGGCCGACGCCGAGGAGATAGACGTCGGCGGGACTCCGGCCGTCGTCCAGCGGCTCGACGGCGACACCGACGAGCTCCGCGCGACGGCCAACGCGCTCTCCGAGGACGGGAAAGTCGCCGTGCTCGGCAGCGGCGCGGGCGGCAGCGCCCAGTTCGTCGTGAGCGTCCCCGACGGCGTCGGCATCAACGCCGGCGAAGTCGTCGGCGAACTCGCCGGGATGGTCGGCGGCGGCGGCGGCGGCCCAGCCAACTTCGCACAAGGCGGCGGCCCGAATACCGGCGAACTCGACGAGGCGCTCGAAAAAGCGCCGGACGTGCTTCGGAACGTCCTGAACGCGTAG